In the Paenibacillus pabuli genome, one interval contains:
- a CDS encoding Asp23/Gls24 family envelope stress response protein, translated as MSEIIPKEYIEPEYIEPQSVRMGAIHISNDVVSKIVGIAAQTTSGISSMSVGLTEGIAKSISGKSLQKGIDVDVKDDQASIQLRINVQYGFKMHQVCKELQHNVQQAVEQMTGILVNEIKVHVVGVSMQEQV; from the coding sequence ATGTCTGAAATCATCCCTAAAGAATATATCGAACCTGAATACATCGAACCTCAATCCGTCCGGATGGGTGCCATTCACATCTCTAACGATGTCGTATCCAAGATCGTGGGGATCGCAGCACAGACAACCTCCGGCATCTCCTCCATGTCGGTAGGATTGACCGAAGGCATTGCGAAGAGCATCAGCGGCAAAAGTCTGCAGAAAGGCATTGACGTCGATGTAAAAGATGACCAGGCCTCCATTCAGCTGCGTATTAATGTGCAGTACGGGTTCAAGATGCATCAGGTGTGCAAGGAGCTCCAGCACAATGTACAGCAGGCCGTGGAACAGATGACAGGCATTCTGGTCAATGAAATTAAAGTGCATGTCGT
- a CDS encoding AI-2E family transporter — protein MFKGSSFVRFSIALALVLVNIYLLSRVSFIFQPLVTMLTVITVPMMLSVFFYYLLRPLVNYMERKKLNRTLSILLIYLVVGVLLVLFIVGLWPSLREQLINLVDNAPNLINSLSVQLRELEQNGAIKALFPEGSTPFSQLTDYINKGFTFVTNYVSGLFSLISSFAIILFTFPIILFYMLKQGEKFGRKLVHIAPKRFQKDSREVVLEIDQALSGFIVGRVLVNLALGVLMYIGFLIIGLPYALLLTVVAVIMNFVPFIGAIVSSVPIVIIGLIQSPSVAIWSLIIILVAQQIQDNLVAPYVFGKKLDIHPLTTIILVLGAGDLGGIIAILIIIPVYMIVKIILVRVYQLFFKEKWQNA, from the coding sequence TTGTTTAAAGGAAGTTCGTTTGTCCGGTTCAGCATTGCGCTGGCTCTGGTGCTAGTTAATATCTATCTGTTATCACGCGTCAGCTTTATATTTCAGCCGCTTGTGACCATGCTTACGGTCATCACGGTGCCGATGATGCTGTCCGTATTCTTTTATTATCTGTTAAGGCCGCTTGTGAACTATATGGAACGCAAGAAGCTGAACCGCACACTCAGCATATTGCTGATCTATCTGGTAGTCGGTGTGCTGCTCGTCCTGTTCATCGTGGGGTTATGGCCGTCCCTGCGGGAGCAGCTGATTAATCTGGTGGATAATGCACCGAATCTGATTAATTCACTCAGTGTACAGTTGAGAGAACTGGAGCAGAACGGAGCAATCAAGGCACTGTTCCCAGAGGGATCCACACCGTTTTCTCAGCTCACGGACTATATCAATAAAGGATTCACCTTTGTGACCAACTATGTGAGTGGATTATTCTCGCTCATTTCCAGCTTTGCGATCATTCTGTTTACGTTCCCGATCATCTTGTTCTACATGCTGAAACAGGGAGAGAAATTCGGCCGTAAATTGGTGCATATTGCACCAAAACGATTCCAAAAAGACAGCCGTGAGGTTGTTCTTGAGATTGATCAGGCGCTGAGTGGCTTTATTGTCGGCAGGGTACTGGTTAACCTGGCACTTGGTGTGCTGATGTATATCGGATTCCTGATCATTGGGCTGCCTTATGCACTGCTGCTTACCGTCGTTGCGGTCATCATGAACTTTGTTCCGTTTATCGGAGCTATCGTGTCGTCCGTACCTATTGTCATTATCGGTCTGATTCAGTCGCCATCGGTGGCGATCTGGTCGCTGATTATCATTCTGGTGGCCCAGCAAATTCAGGACAATCTGGTTGCTCCGTACGTATTCGGCAAAAAGCTCGACATTCATCCGCTGACCACCATTATATTGGTGCTGGGTGCAGGAGATCTCGGCGGCATCATTGCGATTTTGATTATCATCCCTGTCTACATGATCGTCAAAATTATTCTGGTCAGGGTCTACCAGCTGTTCTTCAAGGAGAAATGGCAGAATGCCTGA
- a CDS encoding HAMP domain-containing sensor histidine kinase yields MQTSLTLDFLLFNFFLLLLVLIVYLMVSLDVVDFRISDQVVDPDLNVEAHVYAAELYKGLEDDSTSTEIQRLMDSGGWIEILDADRSVIRQIGVKQDEVTYYSEPELYTGLENRSDSTYYYSISPYTAEGDAKYVLLKIPRDLVSIRMNENQLITNLKHPLSFYIMIGVGFVLLLIFVYSYWVARRIKKPLSILSQGLTQMIQGNYSTRLSISAEKEFVQIGETFNYMADVIENTSAEKCYAEESKQRLIVDLSHDLKTPITSIQGYAQALVEGRGENKERQQRYLGYIYNKSVQVARMIQNMLELLKVDSPDYHMQIQKREIGEFVREVMADTYGEIEQKQFVLHVLVPDQEIYARYDPELLARVIQNLITNALSYNPQGTELRVELIPLDTHVVIEVADTGVGIPQELWSTIFDPFVRGDEARTGTGGTGLGLAIARRNTEKMGGRLILSRRGRETTVFTIHIPNE; encoded by the coding sequence TTGCAAACATCCCTGACACTGGATTTCCTGCTGTTTAACTTCTTTTTGCTGCTGCTCGTCCTGATTGTTTATCTCATGGTTTCGCTGGATGTCGTGGATTTCCGCATTTCGGATCAGGTGGTTGATCCGGATCTGAACGTCGAGGCACATGTCTATGCAGCCGAATTGTACAAAGGTCTTGAAGATGACTCCACCAGCACGGAAATACAGCGCCTGATGGACAGCGGAGGGTGGATCGAGATTCTGGATGCAGATCGTTCGGTCATTCGCCAGATCGGTGTTAAGCAGGATGAGGTTACATATTACAGTGAGCCGGAGTTGTATACAGGACTGGAGAATCGGAGCGATAGTACGTATTATTATTCCATTTCTCCATATACAGCAGAGGGAGATGCGAAGTATGTACTGCTGAAAATACCCCGTGATCTGGTCAGTATCCGCATGAATGAGAACCAGCTGATTACCAACCTGAAGCATCCCCTGTCATTTTATATCATGATCGGAGTTGGCTTCGTTCTGCTGCTGATTTTCGTATACAGCTATTGGGTCGCACGCCGAATCAAAAAACCGCTGAGTATTTTGTCACAGGGTCTTACACAGATGATCCAGGGGAATTACAGCACACGTTTGTCCATCTCGGCAGAGAAGGAATTTGTCCAGATTGGCGAGACGTTTAATTATATGGCAGATGTCATCGAGAACACCTCGGCAGAAAAGTGCTATGCCGAAGAGAGCAAACAGCGGCTGATCGTGGATCTGTCGCATGATCTGAAAACGCCAATTACCTCCATTCAGGGATATGCTCAGGCCCTCGTGGAGGGACGGGGAGAAAACAAGGAAAGACAGCAGCGTTATCTGGGATACATTTATAACAAATCCGTTCAGGTGGCACGAATGATACAAAATATGCTCGAACTGCTCAAGGTGGACTCTCCCGATTATCACATGCAGATCCAGAAGAGAGAGATCGGGGAATTTGTGCGAGAAGTCATGGCCGATACGTACGGTGAGATTGAACAGAAGCAATTTGTGCTTCACGTGCTTGTGCCTGATCAGGAGATTTACGCCAGATACGATCCTGAATTGTTAGCCAGGGTCATTCAGAACCTGATTACCAATGCGTTGTCCTACAATCCGCAGGGAACGGAGCTGCGGGTGGAGTTGATTCCGCTGGATACGCATGTGGTTATCGAGGTTGCAGATACGGGGGTAGGTATTCCCCAGGAACTGTGGAGCACCATTTTTGATCCATTTGTGCGCGGAGATGAAGCACGAACCGGGACGGGCGGAACCGGACTTGGACTTGCGATTGCCCGGCGAAATACAGAGAAGATGGGCGGACGATTGATTCTGTCCCGGCGGGGTAGGGAGACTACCGTGTTTACGATTCACATCCCAAATGAATAA
- a CDS encoding response regulator transcription factor, which produces MRYTVLIADDEPEIVELLQLYLEKDYDILTASNGAEALLCIQSATVDLVILDIMMPVMDGLQLIKQIRATHHMPVLFLSAKSQDHDKILGLGLGADDYISKPFNPLEIVARVEALLRRVNQFDAPELAAPKETNLVLGELMLDRSKCMLFRSGKPVTLTSTEYKIVDLLLEQPGRVFTRKKIYEAVWGDYYAHEDSTIMVHISNIREKIERDSRQPEYLKTIRGLGYKIEAPTES; this is translated from the coding sequence ATGAGATACACCGTATTGATCGCAGATGATGAACCGGAGATTGTAGAGCTGCTTCAATTGTACTTGGAAAAGGACTATGACATCTTGACCGCCTCGAACGGCGCGGAGGCGCTGCTGTGCATTCAATCTGCCACGGTCGACCTCGTCATTCTGGATATTATGATGCCCGTAATGGATGGTCTTCAATTGATCAAGCAAATTCGGGCAACTCATCATATGCCTGTTCTGTTTCTATCCGCGAAAAGCCAGGATCATGACAAGATTCTCGGACTTGGACTCGGTGCGGATGATTATATTTCGAAGCCGTTTAATCCGCTGGAGATTGTTGCTCGTGTAGAGGCCTTGTTAAGGCGCGTGAATCAATTTGATGCTCCTGAACTAGCTGCGCCGAAAGAGACCAATCTTGTTCTCGGCGAACTTATGCTGGATCGTTCCAAATGTATGCTTTTCCGATCGGGCAAACCAGTGACCCTAACTTCCACGGAATACAAAATTGTGGATCTGCTGCTGGAACAGCCTGGCCGGGTATTTACACGCAAGAAAATATACGAGGCGGTCTGGGGAGACTATTACGCGCATGAGGACAGTACCATTATGGTGCACATCAGCAACATTCGGGAGAAGATCGAACGCGACTCCAGACAACCGGAATACTTAAAAACGATAAGGGGACTTGGATACAAAATTGAAGCGCCAACGGAAAGCTAG
- a CDS encoding ABC transporter permease, translating to MNFRQFAINNVVRNKRIYLAHFLSSTFSVMIFFTYALLLFHPDLKDGLRGSSETVTVLANQGFMIAEVIIFIFSFLFLLYSVGSFLKTRKKEFGIFLIIGMTRKQMNRLLFMENMCIGIAAIAAGIGLGMIFGKLILLICGSLLAVENSLRFYFPLKAIALTAVAFLILFAVIALSSSLLIRKGTLIDLVKSEEKPKPEPKASRLLAFLSVLLIGGGYAGVFTFVWVTYSFPLLLGSVVMVIAGTYLLFTQLSVYVIRALKRNQRLFFRKTNVLFLSELTYRMKDNAVMFFMVSVISASAFTGIGTMLAIADPGLSSMTNPYAFTYTNSWDTPEAEGDIRQIEETLVDHEVPYVKGSYTQLYENNTGSNIIKLSEYNHLAKALGYEERTLDTENGAFMTPSNLTARKELRKQVEQGFSPTQVDLEVENYHQQVQLSPPATEIVIPVDFKVDIYVISDELFEKMKRAYNEFLDLSEDYYSNKMTQFVVEDWMGTRAFAPELVNSIQDQPRTKGYFMFSALVVDWLNSKQTNGIILILSGLIGIVFFTFAASFTYFRLYADLERDEAQYRMIGKMGLSRPELRKIVTQQLLLMFFLPLLIALIHSSVAFVALQQLVDFSVMGYSLRIFIVFASMQILYFALVRWRYLRHMYSKLI from the coding sequence ATGAATTTTCGCCAGTTCGCCATTAACAATGTGGTTCGCAACAAACGGATTTACTTAGCTCATTTTCTGAGCAGCACATTTTCCGTCATGATATTTTTCACATATGCATTGCTACTGTTTCACCCGGATTTGAAGGATGGCTTGAGGGGATCAAGTGAGACGGTTACTGTGCTTGCCAATCAGGGCTTTATGATCGCAGAAGTCATTATTTTCATCTTTTCATTTCTGTTTTTGCTCTATTCGGTCGGTTCTTTTCTGAAAACACGCAAGAAGGAATTCGGTATATTCCTGATCATTGGGATGACACGTAAACAGATGAACCGGCTTCTGTTTATGGAGAACATGTGTATCGGGATCGCCGCCATTGCAGCGGGTATTGGACTGGGAATGATCTTCGGGAAATTGATCCTGCTGATCTGTGGTTCCCTGCTGGCTGTTGAGAACAGTCTACGATTTTATTTTCCATTAAAAGCAATTGCTCTGACAGCTGTCGCATTCCTTATTCTGTTTGCTGTCATTGCACTGTCTTCTTCTCTGCTTATCCGCAAGGGAACGCTGATTGATCTGGTGAAATCGGAGGAAAAGCCGAAACCGGAACCGAAGGCATCACGCTTGCTCGCGTTTCTATCCGTGTTGTTGATTGGCGGTGGCTATGCAGGGGTGTTCACTTTTGTGTGGGTGACGTACTCATTCCCGCTGCTCCTGGGGAGCGTCGTTATGGTTATCGCGGGCACGTACCTGCTGTTCACGCAGCTCAGTGTGTATGTCATTCGGGCACTAAAACGAAATCAACGTTTGTTTTTCCGTAAAACCAATGTACTGTTTCTATCCGAGCTTACGTATCGCATGAAAGACAATGCTGTCATGTTTTTCATGGTAAGTGTCATCTCAGCCTCGGCATTTACCGGCATTGGCACCATGCTGGCGATCGCTGATCCAGGGTTGTCGTCGATGACGAACCCGTATGCATTCACTTACACGAATTCATGGGATACACCTGAGGCAGAGGGGGATATCAGACAGATTGAGGAAACGCTTGTTGACCATGAGGTCCCCTATGTAAAAGGCAGTTACACCCAGCTGTATGAGAATAACACTGGCAGCAATATCATCAAATTGAGTGAATACAACCATCTGGCCAAGGCCCTTGGTTACGAAGAACGCACGTTGGATACGGAAAATGGGGCCTTTATGACTCCATCGAATCTGACAGCACGCAAAGAGCTGCGTAAACAAGTGGAGCAGGGGTTCTCACCAACACAGGTCGATCTTGAAGTTGAAAATTATCATCAACAGGTTCAGCTGTCTCCTCCAGCTACCGAAATCGTTATCCCTGTTGATTTCAAAGTGGACATCTACGTCATTTCCGATGAATTGTTTGAAAAGATGAAGCGAGCGTACAATGAATTCCTAGACTTGAGTGAAGATTACTATTCCAATAAAATGACTCAATTTGTGGTGGAAGACTGGATGGGCACGCGGGCCTTCGCCCCTGAACTGGTTAATTCGATTCAGGATCAGCCGCGTACGAAAGGCTACTTCATGTTCAGTGCTCTCGTTGTGGACTGGCTGAATTCGAAACAAACCAATGGGATCATTTTGATCCTGAGCGGTCTGATCGGTATTGTCTTCTTTACCTTTGCGGCAAGCTTTACCTATTTTAGACTCTACGCGGATCTGGAAAGGGATGAAGCACAGTATCGCATGATTGGCAAGATGGGACTCAGTCGTCCTGAACTTCGTAAAATTGTAACTCAGCAGCTGCTGCTTATGTTTTTCCTACCATTACTCATAGCTTTGATTCATAGTTCGGTAGCGTTTGTGGCGCTGCAGCAGTTGGTCGATTTTTCGGTTATGGGATATAGTCTGCGTATCTTCATCGTATTTGCCTCCATGCAGATCCTATACTTTGCACTTGTGCGCTGGCGGTATTTGCGTCATATGTATTCCAAATTAATCTAA
- a CDS encoding ABC transporter ATP-binding protein: MEICSVKQISKIYKGIVSYEALSGIDLSIQEGEFVGIMGPSGSGKTTLLNMISTIDHPTSGELRIAEKNPFELNQDELALFRRKELGFVFQSFNLLNTLTVKENIVLPLTLDGTPLGEMNARVERLANKLGIEGILDKRTYEISGGQAQRTAIARALIHSPKLILADEPTGNLDSKAARDVMEMLELRNQEDQATMLLVTHDAVAASYCSRVVFIKDGKLYNEIHYGDNRAAFYQKIINVLSLMGGSGHEFSPVRH, encoded by the coding sequence ATGGAAATATGCTCGGTAAAACAGATCAGCAAGATCTATAAAGGGATCGTCTCATATGAAGCATTATCGGGGATTGACCTCAGCATTCAGGAAGGCGAATTTGTAGGGATTATGGGCCCTTCGGGCAGCGGCAAAACAACACTGCTCAACATGATCTCCACGATCGACCATCCGACATCGGGAGAACTGCGTATTGCGGAAAAAAATCCGTTTGAACTGAACCAGGATGAGCTTGCGCTGTTCCGGCGCAAAGAGCTGGGTTTTGTTTTTCAGTCCTTCAATCTGTTGAATACCCTTACGGTCAAGGAGAACATCGTGCTGCCGCTTACGCTCGATGGAACACCGCTTGGGGAGATGAACGCTCGTGTGGAACGTCTCGCAAACAAGCTGGGGATTGAGGGGATTCTGGACAAGCGGACCTATGAGATTTCAGGTGGACAGGCACAGAGAACGGCCATTGCCAGAGCACTGATACACTCGCCCAAGCTGATATTGGCGGATGAGCCAACAGGCAACCTGGACTCGAAGGCGGCACGTGATGTCATGGAAATGCTGGAGCTTCGCAATCAGGAGGATCAGGCGACGATGCTGCTGGTTACACACGATGCAGTTGCAGCGAGCTACTGCAGCCGGGTCGTCTTCATCAAGGACGGCAAACTCTATAACGAGATTCACTACGGCGATAACCGGGCGGCTTTTTATCAAAAGATTATTAATGTGTTATCCCTAATGGGAGGGTCAGGACATGAATTTTCGCCAGTTCGCCATTAA
- a CDS encoding sensor histidine kinase: protein MKLFMREHLALTCWVVVILLTVVGVFWYDGYDHVLTAVYAVSLGLFLYACYLTYRYMSHRSFYTRMTQSMNSLNEFVPLEETVPLSVALEKLLDSQYGHYHAHLHRLEQRQQEYLTFMNQWVHQMKTPLSVIELTVQDQEDDDPRLKSIREEADQMRRGLETVLYVARLDTFEQDFSVEPVTLKTAGEEAIHELKRFFIRNHVYPEIQMDASLVVQSDAKWIRFVMVQLLSNAIKYSSGNGQKIYLRAYEAERSIILEVQDHGAGIPKSDLNRVFQPFFTGENGRHFKESTGMGLYIVKEVLTRMNHRIDLESVYGEGTTVRITFSI, encoded by the coding sequence ATGAAACTGTTTATGAGAGAACACCTTGCTTTGACTTGTTGGGTGGTTGTCATCTTGCTTACCGTCGTCGGTGTGTTTTGGTATGACGGATACGACCATGTGTTGACGGCTGTCTATGCCGTATCACTGGGGTTATTTTTATATGCATGTTACCTGACGTACCGTTATATGTCACACCGGTCTTTCTATACCCGAATGACACAATCCATGAATTCGCTTAATGAATTTGTTCCATTGGAAGAGACCGTTCCCTTATCGGTGGCGCTGGAAAAACTGCTGGATTCGCAATATGGTCATTATCATGCCCATCTCCATCGTCTGGAGCAGCGTCAGCAGGAATATCTCACATTTATGAATCAGTGGGTTCACCAAATGAAAACACCTTTATCGGTGATTGAACTGACCGTTCAGGACCAGGAGGACGATGACCCACGTCTCAAGAGTATTCGTGAGGAAGCAGATCAGATGAGGCGCGGATTGGAAACGGTGCTGTATGTGGCCCGATTGGACACATTTGAACAGGACTTCAGTGTTGAACCGGTTACACTCAAGACAGCAGGCGAAGAGGCCATCCATGAGCTGAAGCGTTTCTTCATTCGCAATCATGTTTATCCGGAGATACAGATGGATGCTTCGCTGGTCGTACAATCTGACGCCAAATGGATTCGCTTTGTCATGGTCCAACTGCTCTCCAATGCCATCAAATACTCCTCTGGTAACGGACAAAAGATCTATCTGCGTGCATATGAAGCAGAACGGTCCATTATTCTTGAGGTTCAAGATCACGGCGCCGGCATTCCGAAGTCTGATCTGAACAGGGTATTCCAGCCTTTCTTCACTGGAGAGAATGGTCGTCATTTCAAGGAGTCCACAGGTATGGGGCTGTACATTGTGAAAGAGGTCCTGACCCGAATGAATCATCGGATCGATCTGGAATCGGTATATGGTGAAGGGACAACAGTCCGGATCACATTCAGTATCTAA
- a CDS encoding response regulator transcription factor, translating into MYTIMIVEDDPKIAGLLKSHIERYGDRAVLVEDFELVVQQFEQIQPHVVLLDINLPSYDGFYWCRQIRTMSTCPILFISARSGKMDQVMALENGADDYITKPFEHEIVMAKIKSQLRRVYGDYAARDEERKVELEGLTVYLERLEIQLGDRKVQLTKKETILLETLLRRSPKLVSRETILEKLWDDSFVDDNTLSVNVTRVRKRLAEIGITDALETVRGSGYRLNANWNAASPS; encoded by the coding sequence ATGTATACAATAATGATCGTCGAAGATGATCCCAAAATTGCAGGACTGCTGAAATCCCATATTGAACGCTACGGGGACAGAGCCGTATTGGTTGAAGATTTTGAGCTGGTCGTACAGCAATTTGAGCAGATCCAGCCTCATGTTGTTCTTCTGGATATCAATTTGCCCAGCTATGACGGGTTCTACTGGTGTCGTCAGATTCGTACGATGTCCACGTGTCCGATTTTGTTTATTTCGGCCCGGAGCGGAAAGATGGATCAGGTGATGGCGCTGGAGAACGGAGCAGATGATTATATTACGAAGCCGTTCGAACATGAAATCGTGATGGCCAAAATTAAAAGCCAGCTGCGACGTGTATATGGAGATTACGCTGCGCGTGACGAAGAGCGCAAGGTAGAGCTGGAAGGGTTGACGGTATACCTGGAAAGACTGGAAATTCAGCTCGGTGATCGCAAAGTGCAGCTGACCAAGAAGGAAACAATTCTGCTTGAAACATTGCTTCGTCGCAGTCCGAAGCTCGTGAGCCGGGAGACCATTCTGGAGAAACTGTGGGATGACTCATTTGTAGACGACAATACACTCAGCGTCAATGTAACGCGTGTACGCAAACGATTGGCCGAAATAGGCATAACAGACGCACTGGAAACAGTGAGGGGTTCCGGTTATCGGTTGAATGCAAACTGGAATGCAGCTTCGCCATCATGA
- the nagZ gene encoding beta-N-acetylhexosaminidase has translation MYVHNDPMKNKRRHSVQMLFLLAAVLMLLTACGESQKPGSTTNSSAGSNSEQPAVPEGNSESDAEEDAENNQQDHALPPEEADPVQEQLDQLSLDEKIGQMILAGVQGTTLDDQAKQMIADQKVGGIIFYGNNVTTLQGTANFIQSIKEANRSNPVPIFMSVDQEGGKVSRMPEEVESIPSNGKVGATKDAELAETMGKLLARQIQLAGFNVDFAPVLDINSNPNNPVIGDRSFGSSAELVSRLGIAEMKGLRSEGMIPVVKHFPGHGDTSVDSHLDLPVVNKTEKQLAEMEWIPFQAAVKNHVEAVMVAHILFPKLDPDHPASLSDVIIGEHLRGQFNYDGVVITDDLSMGAIAKNYKLNEAAIATVQAGSDILLVAHSYESAKTIFDTLKNAVKNGKITESRIDESVYRILSLKQSYKLSDEQQPSGDLKQLNADIVHWRKQVHAE, from the coding sequence AGAATCTCAGAAGCCCGGTTCCACGACGAATTCTTCTGCGGGCTCTAATTCGGAACAACCAGCTGTACCGGAAGGCAATAGTGAATCCGATGCGGAAGAAGATGCAGAGAACAATCAGCAGGATCATGCTCTCCCCCCGGAAGAGGCAGATCCGGTTCAGGAGCAGCTGGACCAGCTCTCACTGGATGAGAAGATTGGACAGATGATTTTGGCCGGGGTCCAGGGGACTACGCTGGATGATCAGGCCAAACAAATGATTGCGGACCAAAAGGTAGGCGGCATCATTTTCTATGGTAATAATGTGACGACTTTGCAGGGGACGGCGAATTTTATACAGTCCATTAAGGAAGCCAACCGTTCCAATCCGGTGCCGATCTTCATGAGCGTGGATCAGGAGGGCGGCAAAGTCAGCCGAATGCCGGAAGAAGTGGAGAGTATCCCTTCAAACGGTAAAGTCGGTGCGACGAAAGACGCCGAACTGGCAGAAACCATGGGTAAGCTGCTGGCGAGACAGATCCAACTTGCAGGCTTTAATGTGGATTTTGCTCCGGTATTGGACATCAACAGCAATCCAAACAATCCTGTGATTGGTGACCGCTCCTTTGGCAGTTCGGCGGAACTTGTGTCTCGTCTCGGCATCGCAGAGATGAAAGGTCTGCGCAGCGAGGGAATGATTCCGGTCGTGAAGCATTTTCCCGGTCATGGGGATACATCGGTGGACTCCCATCTGGATCTGCCCGTGGTGAACAAAACGGAGAAGCAGCTGGCCGAAATGGAGTGGATTCCATTTCAGGCAGCGGTGAAAAATCATGTGGAGGCCGTAATGGTGGCTCACATTTTATTCCCCAAGCTGGATCCGGACCATCCTGCTTCGTTATCGGATGTTATTATCGGTGAACATTTGAGAGGCCAATTCAATTATGACGGTGTCGTCATTACGGATGATTTAAGCATGGGTGCGATCGCCAAAAATTATAAGCTGAACGAAGCTGCGATCGCAACGGTTCAGGCAGGCAGTGATATTCTGCTCGTGGCTCACAGCTATGAAAGTGCCAAAACCATATTTGATACATTGAAAAATGCGGTGAAGAATGGCAAAATTACCGAATCTCGAATTGATGAAAGCGTGTATCGTATTTTGTCACTGAAGCAGTCGTACAAGCTGTCTGATGAGCAGCAACCATCCGGTGACCTCAAGCAATTGAACGCAGACATTGTGCATTGGCGCAAACAGGTTCATGCCGAGTAA